The following are encoded together in the Oncorhynchus kisutch isolate 150728-3 linkage group LG8, Okis_V2, whole genome shotgun sequence genome:
- the LOC109895582 gene encoding collagen alpha-1(X) chain-like, protein MGVRVLSILILLVALTAVHGSGSYVVKKVMKVAPQYQPYSVKSHVVSVAGEPGAPGEPGPEGPPGPPGPPGESAVGQPGPEGPAGPPGPAGYSAPGKPGPSGGPGKPGVPGAAGKKGEVGTAGLQGPRGMPGPTGSSGPAGISSTGKPGPHGLPGAMGPRGETGLKGHPGMPGLPGAKGDRGVGIPGAQGETGAVGPMGPAGQPGAAGVGKPGKPGIPGEAGKSGSPGRDGGAGPMGLPGAKGHTGAPGVGLPGKPGDNGAPGMPGAAGPKGHQGATGATGAPGIPGYGKPGANGQKGERGVVGSTGTTGQKGEPGAQGYTGATGATGPMGLTGPQGARGFQGDTGEMGPKGDTGAMGPQGPKGYKGDQGAQGFQGKQGNTGATGPTGAMGATGAPGNKGDTGHTGSTGASGVPGPAGPKGFPGRNGEAGEAGAAGASGPRGPVGPTGAAGTPGLKGHPGLPGAPGPAGLAAKGILGPLGPPGLPGADGQDGGQGPAGPPGPPGPPGEFFFEKSMGMGEVMVPTLVKAPMSAFSVSLARPYPPSGEPIKFDNEVYNAENHYDTTTGQFTCQVPGVYYFSYTIHVNGAHALVALYKNDKPVMFSYDEYNKGFLDQMSGSTVLMLDVNDTVYLQIPDDEANGVFAAENVHCSFSGFLIAST, encoded by the exons ATGGGAGTACGAGTATTGAGCATCCTCATCCTCCTGGTGGCCTTGACGGCTGTTCATGGTAGTGGTTCatatgtggtgaagaaggtgatGAAGGTCGCCCCTCAATACCAGCCCTACTCTGTGAAGAGTCACG TGGTGTCGGTGGCGGGAGAGCCCGGTGCGCCAGGTGAGCCCGGCCCAGAAGGCCCCCCTGGCCCACCTGGTCCTCCAGGGGAAAGTGCTGTGGGACAGCCTGGACCCGAGGGCCCTGCCGGACCACCCGGACCTGCTGGCTACTCCGCACCTGGCAAACCTGGTCCCTCAGGTGGGCCTGGTAAGCCTGGTGTTCCTGGCGCAGCTGGCAAGAAAGGAGAGGTGGGCACAGCTGGACTTCAAGGGCCTAGGGGCATGCCTGGACCTACTGGAAGTTCCGGACCAGCTGGGATCTCTTCCACTGGCAAGCCTGGACCTCATGGTCTGCCCGGAGCAATGGGGCCAAGAGGGGAAACAGGCCTTAAGGGACATCCAGGTATGCCTGGTTTGCCAGGAGCTAAGGGTGATAGAGGAGTGGGTATCCCAGGGGCACAAGGTGAGACAGGGGCTGTGGGACCTATGGGACCAGCTGGGCAGCCTGGAGCAGCTGGAGTTGGAAAGCCAGGCAAGCCAGGAATCCCTGGTGAAGCAGGAAAGTCAGGTAGCCCAGGTAGGGATGGGGGCGCTGGTCCCATGGGTTTGCCAGGTGCTAAGGGCCACACAGGGGCTCCTGGTGTAGGTCTGCCTGGAAAACCAGGTGATAATGGGGCTCCAGGTATGCCTGGTGCAGCTGGTCCTAAAGGTCATCAGGGAGCAACGGGAGCAACTGGTGCTCCCGGTATCCCTGGATATGGAAAGCCAGGAGCAAATGGACAGAAGGGTGAGAGGGGAGTTGTAGGAAGCACAGGCACAACAGGTCAGAAGGGCGAGCCAGGAGCACAGGGATATACCGGTGCTACTGGTGCTACTGGGCCCATGGGTCTCACTGGTCCTCAGGGTGCAAGAGGCTTCCAAGGAGATACTGGGGAAATGGGTCCCAAAGGTGACACAGGTGCAATGGGACCCCAGGGACCAAAGGGATATAAGGGAGATCAGGGAGCACAAGGTTTCCAGGGAAAGCAAGGTAATACTGGAGCAACAGGCCCAACTGGTGCCATGGGAGCTACTGGAGCTCCAGGTAACAAAGGTGACACTGGTCACACAGGTTCAACTGGTGCTTCAGGTGTCCCAGGACCTGCCGGCCCCAAAGGTTTCCCAGGGCGCAATGGTGAGGCAGGTGAGGCTGGAGCTGCTGGAGCCTCAGGTCCCAGAGGACCTGTTGGGCCTACTGGTGCCGCAGGTACACCTGGCCTTAAAGGACACCCGGGTCTCCCTGGAGCACCTGGCCCAGCTGGACTGGCCGCTAAGGGAATCCTTGGCCCTCTCGGTCCCCCTGGGCTCCCTGGTGCTGATGGTCAGGATGGTGGCCAAGGCCCTGCTGGCCCTCCCGGCCCACCTGGTCCTCCCGGCGAGTTCTTTTTCGAAAAGAGCATGGGCATGGGTGAGGTCATGGTGCCTACTCTTGTTAAGGCCCCTATGTCtgctttctctgtttctctggctAGGCCTTATCCTCCATCTGGGGAACCTATTAAGTTTGACAATGAGGTGTACAATGCGGAGAATCACTATGACACTACCACTGGGCAGTTCACTTGCCAGGTTCCTGGAGTCTACTACTTCTCATACACCATTCACGTGAATGGGGCTCATGCTCTGGTGGCTCTGTACAAGAACGACAAGCCAGTCATGTTCAGCTATGATGAGTACAACAAGGGCTTCCTGGACCAGATGTCCGGTAGCACTGTCCTTATGCTCGATGTGAACGACACAGTCTACCTTCAGATTCCCGATGATGAGGCCAATGGCGTTTTTGCCGCTGAGAATGTCCACTGCTCTTTCTCTGGGTTCCTTATCGCATCAACGTGA